One Clostridium estertheticum DNA segment encodes these proteins:
- the cutD gene encoding choline TMA-lyase-activating enzyme has product MSNTKVAVIERKALIFNVQKYNMYDGPGVRTLVFFKGCPLRCKWCANPEGLERKHQVMFKKDSCIDCGACATVCPVSIHTMSKELKHEINHSIDCIGCRKCEEVCTESAISIVGEVKTVSELMEIIEEDVVFYDVSGGGVTLGGGEVLMQPEFAANLLMACKQEGINTAIETSGYAKLESILQVAEFTDLFLFDIKHIDAQRHYKLTGVHNERILDNLTELLRRRYNVKVRMPLLKGINDNQDEIEKVIEFLMPFRDYKNFKGIDLLPYHKMGVNKYTQLEMEYPIQGDPSLSSEDLNRIESWIKKYDFPVVVMKH; this is encoded by the coding sequence ATGAGCAATACTAAGGTAGCTGTAATTGAAAGAAAAGCATTGATTTTCAATGTGCAAAAATACAATATGTATGATGGACCAGGAGTAAGGACACTGGTGTTCTTTAAAGGATGCCCATTGCGTTGCAAATGGTGTGCTAATCCTGAAGGACTTGAACGAAAACATCAAGTTATGTTCAAAAAAGACTCCTGCATTGACTGCGGTGCCTGCGCTACGGTTTGTCCGGTTTCCATACATACTATGTCAAAAGAGCTAAAACATGAGATAAACCATAGCATTGATTGTATAGGTTGCCGAAAATGTGAGGAAGTTTGTACTGAGTCTGCAATATCCATTGTTGGAGAGGTAAAAACTGTTTCCGAGCTTATGGAAATTATTGAAGAAGATGTTGTGTTTTATGATGTTTCAGGTGGCGGCGTTACATTAGGTGGCGGTGAGGTACTTATGCAACCTGAATTCGCAGCAAATTTACTTATGGCATGTAAGCAAGAAGGCATCAATACTGCCATTGAAACATCTGGCTATGCAAAACTGGAATCAATACTTCAGGTTGCTGAGTTCACGGATTTATTCCTTTTTGATATAAAGCACATTGATGCCCAGCGTCACTATAAGCTTACAGGAGTGCACAATGAGCGAATACTAGATAACCTTACGGAACTTCTGAGGCGAAGGTACAATGTTAAAGTCAGAATGCCCTTGCTCAAAGGCATAAATGATAATCAGGATGAAATTGAGAAGGTAATTGAATTTTTGATGCCTTTCCGTGATTACAAAAACTTTAAAGGGATAGATTTGCTTCCTTATCATAAAATGGGTGTAAATAAGTACACACAATTAGAAATGGAGTATCCAATACAGGGAGATCCAAGCTTAAGCAGTGAAGACCTTAACAGGATTGAGAGCTGGATTAAAAAATATGATTTTCCAGTTGTGGTTATGAAACATTAA
- a CDS encoding BMC domain-containing protein: MGTVGEKGIQRVIEESVPGKQVTIAHVIASPMPDIYERLGIDDKGSIGILTITPYEAAIIAADVATKAANVEIGFLDRFTGSLILTGDVQSVETALNAVNDTLKNLLDFTIAPITRT, translated from the coding sequence ATGGGAACAGTTGGTGAAAAAGGTATACAACGTGTCATAGAAGAATCAGTACCTGGAAAGCAGGTTACAATCGCTCATGTTATTGCCTCACCCATGCCAGACATTTATGAGCGCTTGGGGATAGACGATAAAGGATCAATTGGAATTTTAACTATAACACCATATGAAGCGGCTATTATTGCAGCTGATGTTGCAACAAAGGCAGCGAATGTTGAAATTGGATTTCTAGATCGTTTTACTGGCTCTTTAATTCTTACCGGTGATGTTCAGAGCGTTGAAACAGCACTTAATGCGGTAAATGATACATTGAAAAATTTGTTGGACTTTACAATAGCTCCTATTACAAGAACATGA
- a CDS encoding EutP/PduV family microcompartment system protein, with product MRKKRVMVIGPSRCGKTTLVNILNDYDGPLRKTQDMIYGVNTIDVPGSYIENPWMYKHLIAAAQDASHVLILVDQSRCGNMYSPGFAKAFRCPVIGVITKIDLMPENEELCLRQLASIGVSEPYYKISASSGVGTGALKEYLFNVEKKG from the coding sequence ATGAGAAAGAAGCGTGTAATGGTTATAGGACCCTCACGTTGTGGGAAGACCACATTGGTTAATATCCTTAATGATTATGATGGACCACTCAGGAAAACACAAGATATGATTTATGGAGTGAATACTATAGATGTTCCAGGTTCTTATATTGAAAACCCGTGGATGTACAAACATTTAATTGCAGCCGCGCAGGATGCATCCCATGTTTTGATTTTAGTTGATCAGTCAAGGTGCGGTAATATGTATTCCCCTGGCTTTGCTAAAGCATTTAGATGTCCTGTAATTGGTGTAATAACGAAAATTGATTTAATGCCGGAAAATGAGGAATTGTGTTTGAGGCAGCTTGCAAGCATTGGAGTATCTGAGCCTTATTATAAGATTAGTGCTTCTAGTGGGGTGGGCACCGGTGCTTTGAAAGAATATTTATTTAATGTTGAAAAAAAAGGGTAA
- a CDS encoding ethanolamine utilization protein, which produces MKFITENDLRDLNRKEPFTNYEIEPGARLTPGARQFLSDRGINMYDNDPYTKKNTVNVKQAPAIPEIVNTWKKKKLRSKMKSTEALFLLYEEELLSGDASLAQSVINLGKQFSCIKNHVDGKGPVENLNLTECTGIKVDNFSDDLDDCFEITESHMQLKQGRKIIILHRLRCDLREIEPVVLEVYEGSDKDKDLCSEVISKVNQIINTLSQIICSVLGGKECQRKS; this is translated from the coding sequence ATGAAATTTATTACCGAAAATGATTTACGGGATTTAAATAGAAAAGAACCTTTTACAAACTATGAAATAGAACCGGGAGCAAGACTTACGCCTGGAGCGCGTCAGTTCTTGTCAGATCGGGGGATCAATATGTATGACAATGATCCTTATACAAAGAAAAACACTGTAAATGTAAAACAGGCACCAGCAATACCGGAGATAGTGAACACTTGGAAAAAGAAGAAACTCCGTAGCAAGATGAAGTCCACGGAAGCATTGTTCCTTCTTTATGAAGAAGAGCTTTTGAGTGGGGATGCTTCTTTGGCCCAGAGTGTTATTAATTTAGGTAAACAGTTCTCCTGCATTAAAAATCATGTGGATGGGAAAGGTCCTGTGGAAAACCTAAATCTCACGGAGTGCACAGGGATAAAGGTGGATAATTTTTCTGATGATTTGGATGATTGCTTTGAAATCACAGAGTCCCATATGCAGCTTAAGCAAGGAAGGAAGATTATAATTTTGCATAGACTAAGGTGTGATCTTCGCGAAATTGAACCGGTTGTTTTAGAAGTATATGAGGGCAGTGATAAAGATAAAGACCTGTGTAGTGAAGTTATCAGCAAGGTTAATCAGATTATTAATACCTTGTCACAAATTATTTGCTCGGTTTTAGGAGGTAAAGAATGCCAGAGAAAAAGTTAA